One Actinospica robiniae DSM 44927 genomic region harbors:
- a CDS encoding DJ-1/PfpI family protein yields the protein MDGTRVAVVTFDGFNELDSFIASALINRCGNDGLAAFITTPSPVVTSMNGVEVRGQRPLEFVTDADVVLIGSGVRTRDVVADDGLISTLRLDPERQLIGSQCSGALVLARLGLVGGDRPVCTDSKSRPFVEACDVKVLDEPFHADGNVATAGGCLASQYLAAWVIARTLGVAAARAVLAYVAPVGEERETIERVLGRVERTLGTVVES from the coding sequence ATGGACGGAACGCGGGTGGCGGTGGTGACCTTCGACGGGTTCAACGAGCTGGACAGCTTCATCGCCTCCGCTCTGATCAATCGGTGCGGAAATGACGGTTTGGCGGCTTTCATCACGACGCCGAGTCCGGTGGTGACGTCGATGAACGGCGTCGAGGTGCGGGGGCAGCGGCCGCTGGAGTTCGTTACCGACGCGGACGTGGTGCTGATCGGCAGCGGGGTGAGGACGCGGGACGTGGTGGCGGACGACGGGTTGATCAGCACCCTCCGCCTCGATCCGGAACGCCAGCTGATCGGATCGCAGTGTTCTGGCGCGCTGGTGCTGGCGCGGCTCGGCCTGGTCGGTGGGGACAGGCCGGTCTGCACGGATTCGAAGAGCCGGCCGTTCGTCGAGGCCTGCGATGTGAAGGTGCTGGACGAGCCGTTCCACGCCGACGGGAACGTGGCCACGGCGGGCGGGTGTCTCGCGTCTCAGTACCTCGCCGCATGGGTCATCGCGCGGACGCTAGGGGTGGCGGCGGCGCGCGCGGTTTTGGCGTACGTGGCGCCCGTCGGGGAGGAACGGGAGACGATCGAGCGGGTGCTGGGGAGAGTCGAGCGGACGCTCGGAACGGTCGTCGAATCCTGA
- a CDS encoding LLM class flavin-dependent oxidoreductase — MKYSLLDVAAVAPEETPTDALHGAVPLARAAETSGFNRVWYAEHHNMPQIASAATSVVIAHVAAHTEHIRLGAGGVMLPNHSPLVIAEQFGTLAALHPGRIDLGLGRAPGSDQNTMRALRRTPQSADSFPDDVLELQGYLNGETRVHGVNATPGNGSRVPLYILGSSLFGAQLAAALGLPYAFASHFAPAALEAALQRYRAEFRPSEDHPKPYVIAAANVIASPDEQDAHEQHQAALRWRARRFLVRGRDLTDQELDSLLDSPMGYEVKSMMRHTAVGTPEQVQKQLSTFAEHTRADELMLAPASIRREDRLQTVELIPAPTD, encoded by the coding sequence ATGAAGTACTCCCTGCTCGACGTCGCCGCAGTGGCGCCGGAAGAGACCCCCACCGACGCCTTGCACGGCGCCGTCCCCCTCGCCCGGGCCGCGGAGACGTCGGGGTTCAACCGCGTCTGGTACGCCGAGCACCACAACATGCCGCAGATCGCCTCCGCCGCCACCAGCGTCGTCATCGCACACGTGGCCGCGCACACCGAGCACATCCGGCTCGGCGCCGGCGGCGTCATGCTGCCCAACCACTCCCCGCTCGTGATCGCCGAGCAGTTCGGCACCCTCGCCGCGCTGCACCCGGGCAGGATCGACCTGGGCCTGGGCCGCGCCCCGGGCTCGGACCAGAACACCATGCGTGCCCTGCGACGCACGCCGCAGTCAGCAGACTCCTTCCCCGACGACGTCCTCGAACTGCAGGGCTACCTCAACGGCGAAACGCGCGTGCACGGCGTGAACGCCACACCCGGCAACGGCTCGCGCGTCCCGCTCTACATCCTCGGCTCCTCCCTGTTCGGCGCCCAACTCGCCGCAGCCCTCGGCCTGCCCTACGCGTTCGCCTCGCATTTCGCCCCGGCCGCCCTCGAAGCCGCGCTGCAGCGGTACCGCGCAGAATTCCGCCCCTCCGAGGACCACCCGAAGCCCTACGTCATCGCAGCCGCGAACGTGATCGCCTCGCCAGACGAGCAAGACGCCCACGAGCAGCACCAAGCCGCCCTCCGCTGGCGCGCAAGGCGCTTCCTCGTGCGCGGCCGCGACCTGACCGACCAGGAACTCGACTCCCTCCTCGACTCCCCCATGGGCTACGAGGTGAAGTCGATGATGCGCCACACCGCCGTCGGCACCCCCGAGCAGGTGCAGAAGCAGCTCTCGACCTTCGCCGAGCACACCCGCGCCGACGAGCTGATGCTCGCCCCCGCCTCGATCCGCCGCGAAGACCGCCTCCAGACCGTCGAACTCATCCCCGCCCCGACCGACTGA
- a CDS encoding DDE transposase family protein — MVQRQWVARWPITRYTCDLDSGLPVAKEVVYIVTSLPPLRAGAAKIAGYVRAHWAIENQVHYVRDVALREDARRASTGNLPRALAGLRNLAISALRLAGWTNIASGLRKHARNPHLIPALLHLTKADV; from the coding sequence GTGGTTCAGCGACAATGGGTCGCCCGTTGGCCCATCACCCGGTACACCTGCGACCTGGACAGCGGGCTGCCCGTCGCGAAGGAAGTGGTCTACATCGTCACCAGCCTCCCGCCGCTCCGCGCGGGAGCGGCGAAGATAGCCGGGTACGTCCGTGCCCACTGGGCGATCGAGAACCAAGTCCATTATGTGCGCGACGTCGCCTTGCGCGAAGACGCGCGCCGTGCCTCCACCGGTAACCTCCCACGCGCCCTGGCCGGCCTGCGCAACCTCGCCATCAGCGCCCTGCGCCTGGCCGGATGGACCAACATAGCCTCCGGCCTGCGCAAACACGCCCGCAACCCCCACCTCATCCCCGCTCTACTCCACCTCACCAAAGCGGACGTCTAG
- a CDS encoding LCP family protein has product MHGRDDTYVNRDPDLDEIDPPLRSRSSAGQNPRRAAQSNRPNRRRGRSSRSGKRRALRYVGFSLAGLLVATAGVGGYVYVHLNGNIKSSSLLPNDVTQAPEIPDQFGRTAMNILLLGNSARLDAADCHLGGACDDTESTADTLMVMHVAADRSNMTIMSIPRDSIVDLPSCAHATRGLMNAALSGGPSCAVQAVNDLTGLTIDHFIEIDMSGVVTMSNALGGVPVCVTNNIYDSYSHLKLPKGTSVIQGQQALAWLRTRHAFPDERYREQAQHMFLAALFRKLSANESLTHVSTLYSVADAATKSLTVDPKLSSITSLLSLAQELGKVPANRITMLSVPTDDYSGTNAAWKEQLQFSQPAADQMFAAIKSDTSYTSGSKAGSGDGTGSGSGSGSGKAGASATASSAGGASTSGPNAANVVTSTVHAVVENGSGQNGRAGAIAQVLVSAGFTSANIIPQTAAVRATTALYYPSNRADSAAAVAQALGIPSSSMHESADYTQVTVVIGQDWKTGDMFSTATSSGGAGGSSTAVASSAPLSSHETNAGDSNACMAVQKPEW; this is encoded by the coding sequence ATGCACGGGCGCGATGACACATACGTCAACCGGGATCCGGACCTCGACGAGATCGACCCGCCCCTACGTTCCCGCAGCTCAGCCGGCCAGAACCCCCGCCGTGCCGCCCAGTCCAACCGCCCCAACCGCCGCCGCGGCCGTAGCAGCCGTAGCGGCAAGCGCAGGGCGCTAAGATACGTCGGTTTCTCCCTGGCCGGGCTGCTGGTCGCGACCGCGGGCGTGGGCGGCTACGTCTACGTCCACCTCAACGGCAACATCAAGTCCAGTTCGCTGCTCCCCAACGACGTGACGCAGGCCCCGGAGATACCCGACCAGTTCGGCCGCACCGCCATGAACATCCTGCTGCTCGGCAACTCCGCCCGCCTCGACGCCGCGGACTGCCACCTGGGCGGAGCCTGCGACGACACCGAGTCCACCGCGGACACCCTCATGGTCATGCACGTGGCGGCCGACCGCTCGAACATGACGATCATGTCGATCCCCCGCGACTCGATCGTGGACCTGCCCTCCTGCGCCCACGCGACCAGAGGCCTGATGAACGCCGCCCTCAGCGGCGGCCCGTCCTGCGCGGTGCAGGCCGTCAACGACCTCACCGGCCTCACGATCGACCACTTCATCGAGATCGACATGTCCGGCGTGGTCACCATGTCCAACGCCCTCGGCGGCGTGCCGGTCTGCGTGACCAACAACATCTACGACTCGTACTCGCACCTGAAGCTCCCCAAGGGGACGAGCGTCATCCAAGGCCAGCAGGCACTCGCCTGGCTGCGCACCCGCCACGCCTTCCCCGACGAGCGCTACCGCGAGCAGGCCCAGCACATGTTCCTGGCCGCGCTCTTCCGCAAGCTCTCGGCGAACGAGTCCCTCACCCACGTCAGCACGCTGTATTCAGTGGCCGACGCGGCGACCAAGTCGCTGACGGTGGACCCGAAGCTCTCCTCGATCACGAGCCTGCTCTCCCTCGCCCAAGAACTCGGCAAGGTACCCGCGAACCGGATCACCATGCTCTCGGTGCCGACGGACGACTACTCGGGCACCAACGCGGCCTGGAAAGAGCAACTCCAGTTCTCCCAGCCGGCCGCCGACCAGATGTTCGCCGCGATCAAGTCCGACACGTCGTACACGTCCGGGTCGAAGGCGGGCAGCGGCGACGGAACTGGCAGCGGGAGCGGAAGCGGCAGCGGTAAGGCAGGAGCTTCCGCGACGGCGTCCTCAGCGGGCGGCGCGTCCACCAGCGGCCCGAACGCCGCCAACGTCGTCACGTCCACCGTCCACGCAGTGGTGGAGAACGGCAGCGGCCAGAACGGCCGAGCCGGTGCCATCGCCCAGGTACTCGTGAGCGCCGGCTTCACCAGCGCCAACATCATCCCCCAAACCGCCGCCGTGCGCGCCACCACGGCTCTGTACTACCCCTCCAACCGCGCCGACTCCGCCGCCGCAGTCGCCCAAGCACTCGGCATACCGAGCTCGTCGATGCACGAATCAGCGGACTACACCCAGGTCACCGTGGTGATCGGCCAGGACTGGAAGACCGGGGACATGTTCAGCACGGCCACGTCGTCAGGAGGCGCAGGCGGCAGCTCCACCGCCGTAGCGTCCTCCGCACCGCTGAGCTCGCACGAGACGAACGCCGGCGACAGCAACGCATGCATGGCGGTCCAGAAGCCTGAGTGGTGA
- a CDS encoding ribonucleoside-diphosphate reductase subunit alpha produces the protein MTVGQVGQIEKAGRVGQVEDAVARWARDLPDVDPARVVRKTLGGLNEGADRAEAVRLAVQCAAELIGEEPQYSKLAARLLSEVVADEAAAHGADGFSASIALGHAEGLIGDETAAFVKAHAEELDAAVDAAGDLRFEYFGLRTVYDRYLLRHPVARDVIETPQFFLLRVSCGLSRTVEEAVGFYRLMSSLAYLPSSPTLFNSGTRHTQMSSCYLVDSPRDELDSIYARYHQVARLSKFAGGIGIAFSRVRSRGALIRSTNGRSNGIVPFLRTLDASVAAVNQGGRRKGAACVYLEPWHPDIEEFLQLRDNTGEDARRTHNLNLANWIPDEFMRRVEEDGLWSLIDPDQVPELPDLWGEEFDAAYRAAEAEGRYVRQVSARELYGKMMRTLAQTGNGWMTFKDAANRLCNQTGRPGNTVHLSNLCTEIIEVSSDAETAVCNLGSINLAAHLTEARDGVDWEKLRATVRTAVEFLDRVIDINYYPSEQTAASNPRWRPVGLGVMGLQDVFFALRLPFDDARARELSTLVSEEIYLTALETSAGLAEDFGAHPAYAETRASTGALQPDLWGVATSPELGERWAAVRARVAATGLRNSLLVAVAPTATIASIAGCYECIEPQVSNLFKRETLSGEFLQINTALVQELKDLGLWTSAIREAIKRAEGSVQSIPVLPDEVKELYRTAWELPQRALIDLAVARGPFVDQSQSLNLFLAAPTIGKLSSMYMYAWKSGLKSTYYLRSRPATRIQQATVAAQGAAPEIESIPVDAAVACSLENPEACEACQ, from the coding sequence GTGACGGTCGGGCAGGTCGGGCAGATCGAAAAAGCCGGGCGGGTCGGGCAGGTCGAGGACGCGGTGGCGCGGTGGGCGCGGGATCTGCCCGACGTCGATCCGGCGCGGGTGGTGCGCAAGACGCTCGGCGGGCTCAACGAGGGCGCCGACCGGGCGGAGGCGGTCCGGCTCGCGGTGCAGTGCGCGGCGGAGCTGATCGGGGAGGAGCCGCAGTACTCGAAGCTGGCCGCGCGGCTGCTGTCCGAGGTCGTCGCGGACGAGGCGGCGGCGCATGGGGCCGACGGCTTCAGCGCGTCGATCGCGCTCGGGCACGCCGAGGGCCTGATCGGGGACGAGACGGCCGCGTTCGTGAAGGCGCATGCCGAGGAGCTGGATGCGGCGGTGGACGCAGCCGGCGATCTGCGCTTCGAGTACTTCGGGCTGCGGACCGTCTACGACCGCTACCTGCTGCGCCACCCGGTGGCCCGGGACGTCATCGAGACTCCGCAGTTCTTTCTCTTGCGCGTGTCGTGCGGGCTCTCGCGGACGGTGGAGGAGGCGGTCGGGTTCTACCGGCTGATGTCGTCGCTGGCGTACCTGCCGAGTTCGCCGACGCTGTTCAACTCCGGCACGCGGCACACGCAGATGTCCTCCTGCTACCTCGTCGACTCTCCGCGTGACGAGCTGGACTCCATCTATGCGCGCTACCACCAGGTCGCGCGGCTCTCGAAGTTCGCCGGGGGCATCGGGATCGCGTTCTCGCGGGTGCGCTCGCGCGGCGCGCTGATCCGGAGCACCAACGGCCGGTCGAACGGGATCGTGCCGTTCCTGCGCACGCTCGACGCGTCGGTGGCGGCGGTCAACCAGGGCGGCCGGCGCAAGGGCGCGGCCTGCGTGTACCTCGAGCCGTGGCACCCGGACATCGAGGAGTTCCTGCAGTTGCGGGACAACACCGGCGAGGACGCCCGGCGCACCCACAACCTGAACCTGGCCAACTGGATCCCGGACGAGTTCATGCGCCGCGTCGAGGAGGACGGGCTGTGGTCGCTGATCGATCCGGATCAGGTTCCTGAACTGCCCGATCTGTGGGGCGAGGAGTTCGACGCGGCGTACCGGGCGGCCGAGGCCGAGGGGCGGTACGTTCGGCAGGTGAGCGCGCGCGAGCTGTACGGGAAGATGATGCGCACGCTCGCGCAGACCGGCAACGGCTGGATGACCTTCAAGGACGCCGCCAACCGCCTCTGCAACCAGACCGGGCGGCCCGGAAATACCGTGCACCTGTCTAATCTGTGCACCGAGATCATCGAGGTCTCCTCCGACGCCGAGACGGCCGTGTGCAACCTCGGGTCGATCAACCTCGCGGCGCATCTGACCGAGGCGCGCGACGGGGTCGACTGGGAGAAGTTGCGCGCGACCGTGCGCACGGCGGTTGAGTTCCTCGACCGCGTCATCGACATCAACTACTACCCGAGCGAGCAGACCGCGGCCTCCAACCCGCGCTGGCGGCCGGTGGGCCTCGGCGTGATGGGGCTTCAGGACGTCTTCTTCGCGCTGCGTCTGCCGTTCGACGACGCGCGGGCCCGCGAGCTGTCGACTCTGGTCTCCGAGGAGATCTACCTGACCGCGCTCGAGACCTCGGCCGGGCTGGCGGAGGACTTCGGCGCTCACCCCGCGTACGCGGAGACCCGGGCGTCGACGGGCGCGCTTCAGCCGGACCTGTGGGGCGTGGCGACCTCGCCCGAACTGGGGGAGCGTTGGGCGGCCGTCCGGGCGCGGGTGGCCGCGACCGGCCTGCGCAACTCGCTGCTGGTCGCCGTCGCGCCGACCGCGACCATCGCTTCGATCGCAGGGTGCTACGAGTGCATCGAGCCGCAGGTGTCCAACCTGTTCAAGCGCGAGACGCTGTCGGGCGAGTTCCTGCAGATCAATACGGCGCTGGTGCAGGAGCTCAAGGACTTGGGGCTCTGGACGTCGGCGATCCGCGAGGCGATCAAGCGTGCGGAGGGGTCGGTGCAGTCGATCCCGGTGCTGCCGGACGAAGTAAAGGAGCTGTACCGCACGGCGTGGGAGCTGCCGCAGCGCGCGCTGATCGACCTGGCGGTGGCGCGCGGGCCGTTCGTGGACCAGTCGCAGTCGCTGAACCTGTTCCTGGCGGCTCCGACCATCGGCAAGCTCTCCTCGATGTACATGTACGCGTGGAAGTCGGGCCTCAAGTCGACCTATTATCTGCGTTCCCGGCCGGCCACGCGCATCCAGCAGGCGACGGTTGCCGCCCAGGGCGCCGCGCCCGAGATCGAGTCGATCCCGGTGGACGCGGCCGTCGCGTGCTCGCTGGAGAACCCCGAAGCCTGCGAGGCCTGCCAGTGA
- the argG gene encoding argininosuccinate synthase, whose protein sequence is MSKVLTSLPVGERVGIAFSGGLDTSVAVAWMREKGAVPCAYTADIGQYDETDIDSVPGRAEEYGAEIARLVDCRAALVEEGLAALACGAFHIRSGGRTYFNTTPLGRAVTGTMLVRAMLEDAVQIWGDGSTYKGNDIERFYRYGLLANPSLRIYKPWLDADFVSELGGRTEMSEWLVARKLPYRASKEKAYSTDANIWGATHEAKSLEHLDNGIEIVEPIMGVRFWDASVQIEAEDVTISFEQGRPVAINGESFATAVDLVKRANEIGGRHGLGMSDQIENRIIEAKSRGIYEAPGMALLHAAYERLVNAIHNEDTVASYHNEGRRLGRLMYEGRWLDPQSLMLRESLQRWVGMAVTGQVTLRLRRGEDYSILDTSGPAFSYHPEKLSMERVEEAAFGPVDRIGQLTMRNLDIADSRAKLEQYSALGMVGTAQAALTGTHQAAGRPVGALAPAQAGEVQVGPTGLIGAMAEGGAEEIATVGAVPEDELLDRAAMEAGND, encoded by the coding sequence GTGTCCAAGGTACTCACCTCCCTGCCCGTCGGCGAACGCGTCGGCATCGCCTTCTCCGGCGGCCTCGATACTTCCGTAGCGGTCGCGTGGATGCGCGAGAAGGGCGCCGTGCCCTGCGCGTATACCGCCGACATCGGTCAGTATGACGAGACCGATATCGACTCCGTCCCCGGCCGCGCCGAGGAATACGGCGCCGAGATCGCTCGGCTGGTCGACTGCCGCGCGGCCCTGGTGGAGGAAGGGCTCGCCGCACTCGCCTGCGGTGCCTTCCACATCCGCTCGGGCGGCCGCACCTACTTCAACACGACGCCTCTCGGCCGCGCCGTCACCGGCACGATGCTGGTGCGCGCGATGCTCGAGGACGCCGTCCAGATCTGGGGCGACGGCTCGACCTACAAGGGCAACGACATCGAGCGGTTCTACCGCTACGGCCTGCTCGCCAACCCGTCGCTGCGCATCTACAAGCCCTGGCTCGACGCCGACTTCGTCAGCGAGCTCGGCGGCCGCACGGAGATGTCCGAGTGGCTGGTGGCGCGCAAGCTGCCCTACCGCGCCAGCAAGGAGAAGGCGTACTCCACCGACGCCAACATCTGGGGCGCGACGCACGAGGCCAAGTCGCTCGAGCACCTCGACAACGGCATCGAGATCGTCGAGCCGATCATGGGCGTGCGCTTCTGGGACGCGTCCGTGCAGATCGAGGCCGAGGACGTCACCATCTCCTTCGAGCAGGGCCGACCGGTCGCGATCAACGGCGAGTCCTTCGCCACCGCGGTCGACCTGGTCAAGCGGGCCAACGAGATCGGCGGGCGGCACGGCCTCGGCATGTCCGACCAGATCGAGAACCGGATCATCGAGGCCAAGAGCCGCGGCATCTACGAGGCTCCCGGCATGGCGCTGCTGCACGCGGCTTACGAGCGTCTGGTCAACGCGATCCACAACGAGGACACGGTGGCCAGCTACCACAACGAGGGCCGCCGGCTCGGCCGGCTCATGTACGAGGGCAGGTGGCTGGACCCGCAGTCGCTGATGCTGCGCGAGTCGCTGCAGCGCTGGGTCGGCATGGCCGTCACCGGCCAGGTCACGCTGCGTCTGCGCCGCGGCGAGGACTATTCGATCCTTGACACCTCCGGACCGGCTTTCAGCTACCACCCGGAGAAGCTGTCGATGGAGCGGGTCGAGGAGGCCGCGTTCGGTCCGGTCGACCGCATCGGCCAGCTGACGATGCGCAACCTGGACATCGCCGACTCCCGCGCCAAGCTCGAGCAGTACTCCGCGCTCGGCATGGTCGGTACCGCCCAGGCCGCGCTCACCGGCACGCACCAGGCCGCAGGCCGGCCCGTCGGCGCACTGGCGCCCGCGCAGGCCGGCGAGGTGCAGGTCGGCCCGACGGGTCTGATCGGCGCGATGGCGGAAGGCGGCGCCGAGGAGATCGCGACGGTGGGAGCGGTGCCGGAGGACGAGCTGCTCGACCGCGCGGCGATGGAGGCGGGGAACGACTAG
- a CDS encoding transposase produces the protein MKHYPPQFKADAVALYRSRPGASAAQVARDLGIYRATLLSWINAAGEPDERAHGSAGDAGTSAGSSVQAENRALRRRVAELKEEREILRRAAKYFAGETKW, from the coding sequence ATGAAGCACTACCCGCCGCAGTTCAAGGCCGATGCGGTGGCGCTGTATCGCTCGAGGCCGGGCGCTTCCGCGGCCCAGGTCGCACGCGATCTGGGCATCTACCGGGCGACGCTGCTCTCCTGGATCAATGCGGCCGGCGAGCCGGACGAACGCGCTCACGGCAGTGCCGGTGATGCCGGGACATCGGCCGGCTCGTCGGTCCAGGCGGAGAACCGGGCGCTGCGCCGGAGGGTGGCCGAACTCAAGGAGGAACGCGAGATCCTGCGCCGGGCGGCAAAGTATTTCGCGGGCGAGACGAAGTGGTGA